AACGGACGATACGGATGCCGGACAATACAGCCGTATCAGACAAAAGACTCCTGGCTCATGAGTTAGTACCTGTGGTGCAGCAGAGGAATGGAACGGCAATACAAAGGGAAAAGGATCCGAAAGAGCCTGAGATCGATGAAACAAGATCCTATTCACCGGGCAAAATGGCCGAACGATACCGGGAACTTCCGCCGACGGATCGCGCTGAAATAGATAAAGAGGCAAACAGAATCTTCACAGAACAGACGGGGATTACCCGTAAGCTGGATCCTGAAGATCCGGCTGACAGCCCGTTGATAGGGAAATGGCTGCGTATACGGGATACTGTGGTGGCAAACTATCATTCGAGCCTGGAGTTCCTGGCATTGCGCAGGTATCCGGGCTGTTGGGCAGGGCAGAATTTTTATCTCGATCTTGCCCAATCCAGGGCTCCCCGGTGGGTTTACCATACGATCCGTGATCTGGAAGATCTCCTCCGCCCTCAGGAAACTATTACCATAGCTGAAAGTACTCTCAATCGGTTCTTTAAGCATCCTGCCGGTGCTAAGGGTGCTATAGGTGGACGGCATAAGCCCGAACTGATTCAGAAGATCATTGATAGATTAAGGAAAATGGCAAAGGCGCTGGACAACCCGAAATTATTCCGATGTGTTTCACGGAAAAAATGCGGTGAAGAGAATGCCGATAAAGATCCGAACGCATTCGCATATGCGGGGGCAGGCACGATAATTTCAATATGCCCCACTTTCTTCAATCAATCATTGACTGAACAGATAAGTACACTCATTCATGAGTCGGCCCACCATATCGGGTTAATGAAAAATGTAATCGCCAGGGATGCAGTTATAAAACTGAGTCTAAGTCAGGCTCTCACCAACGCTGAATCGTATGCGCTCCTGGTGATTGAAAATTTTGAAGGTCCGCCTTTGCCGCCATCTCCTGAACCTCCGGCACCGCTTACAGAAAAGTGGAGTCTGGCTTATATGTCCTCGGAAGTGTATTTCAGCGAGCCCGTAAAGGGTCTTTTCTACGAGGGCAAGGGCCGTCGGAAATACTTATCGGATACAAATCCCATCTTTGCAGCCCCGCTCTTTGAAAACAAGCCAATCCGTTTTGCTGGTCAGATCCGATTCTATGTCGATACGGAAGATATGCCGCTGCCTCCCACCGAGGCGATACCCAAGACCTCTGTTCAAATCCTCTTTACCGATGAAAAGGATCTGACGAGTGGAAGATACGTGCATAACGATCCAAAGCCGGAATACAGGGAACCCGGGCTTCCGCTTCTCGTATCGTTTTCTCCAGATTTTGATTTTACCGAAACGAAAAATGGTAAATTGAGATTTACCTTCTGGCTGAGTGGGATGGATCTTTACGCCCTATACGATGATACGGTGTATGTTAAACCAAATAGCAAGAGTGAATTTTAAGGAGGTGTTGAGAAATTGGATAGAGAAATGAAGGCGCTGATTTTAGGATGGATAGTTGTATTTTTATTTTGTAACGTTGCCTCGGCAGGCGCTCTGTATGGAAGGATAATCCAGGAGAACGGAAAACCTCTGGCCAAAACCAAGGTAACGATCGAGAGTAAAGAACTCATAACAAATGAATTTGGAGGTTATAGAGTTGGGCTGGCAGACGGAGAATATGAGCTAAACGTGGAAATACATGGTACGTCCTTCTCTTCTGAGCGCATAAAAATTTTCTCCCCTGAAACAGAGCAGAATTGGAGAATAGATCATAAAGGAAACAGATTGATAAAAATACGGTAAAGAGACGACATAATGGAGAAGAAAAATAAATCAATCACTTGGGTAGACGCTGTAGCTAAAATCTTGCCTGGTATTGGCGCCATTATAGCAGGTGTTTTTATTCCCCTGGTAATTCACATCAATGCGGAAAGGAACAGGAGTAACCAACTCTATGCAGAGATTGTAAGCAAGAGAGAGGTGGCCGATAGCGAGCTAAGGGCAAGAATGTTCGAAAACCTTATTACTGTTTTTTCTGGCAACTCTTCACATCAAAAATCAAACGGTGAAAAAATTAACTTACTCCATCTTTTGGCCTTAAATTTTCATGAGTCTTTTAATCTTAAACCGCTATTTGAAGGATTAGAATCTGAACTTAGTGATAAGGAAAGGGAGAGGTTAAGAGGTATTGCTAAAGAGATAGGGAAAAAGCAGGAAGCAATGCTCTCGCAGATACAAGAGGGAATGTTCTTTGTGAAGACTTTATACGAAGGTACTGAATACGGAATAATGGTACCTCCGGAAACAGAGGCGGCTTACAGAGGTCATCGCCTGGGTATCGAGGTTACCGAGATTAGCGAAAATAATGATTATGCAAAGCTTCATGTGTGGGATATACCGGATATAGTACAAGAAAACGCTCATATAGGAAAAATTGCTGATGTTGAATTTAGTTTGAGCGATTATGATATGCCATTTGTTGATAATACAAAACTCTTTAATAATGCCCGGTTTGCCATTACTTTACATAAGATTGCTGTCGATGAAAAGGGGAAGAAGGCGGTTACTATAGATATTATCTTCTTCCCTGAAACCTATATGAATAGCAGGGACAGGCCATATTTAGACGAGATGTTAGAGCAATTAAGGAAGAGGACAAAAGGGATGTAGCTAACACGTGATGTTGTCATCCACCGGAAGCTATAGATAACTTAAGGAGAAATGTTCCATTGTTATTCTTTCCCTATGTACGTTACATTAGGTTGGGTTTTAAAAGATAAAACCCAACGACTTTTTCTTTTTACCCACCCCTCAATCCCATATGCATCAAGCTAAGCATTGATATAGGTAAAACACCAAAACTTCCTCTCTAACAAGAAGGGATCAAGGGGTGTGGAGATGGAGGAAATACCATACACATCCCTTAATCCCCCTTGGTCCCCCTTTAGAAAAGGGGGAAAATAGAGAAATTCCCCTTTTCTAAAGGGGGAAACAGGGGGATTAGAGAGGAAAAATGGACACACAGCCTCTTTTCTTAGAGAATAATACTCTTAGCTTGAAATTGTCTTATTTATATTTCTCTATAAATTTGTTACACTTTAGATTCATTGTCATTTATGAATTGATTGTTGAAATATTTAACTTTAGTCATAAAATCTAAACGATTCAATGCCAGAGAATTTTTGAAAATGAGTGTATTCCAATCTATTAAAGGAAAATTCCTTACCTTCGTGCTCTGTATTTCCCTCATACCTTTTATCATAGTCACAACCCTATATTACCTTCATGCAAGAAATATCCTGAAATATAAAACTTTAGAGGAATTGAGAACGATTGCAGAGGCAAAAAGACTCAATGTAGTATCTTTAATGGAGAAATTAAAGATACGTACCGTGGATTTCAGTTCTGATGGGTTTATAAGAAATACTTGTGAGACAATTATCAGGATTGAAGATTCTCAACAGGATGGAGAAATAAAAAGATTAAACCGCTATCTTTTAAAACATAAAATACCAATATATCAACATCTGAAAGCGATAATTATTACTGATACGTATGGAAAGGTTATCTCATCTACTCAGGAAAATTTGGTTGGAGATACTATTTCTCATGATGGCATATATTTAAAAGTAGCGGGTAAGGATTTTGGTGAGGTATATGTTTCCCAGCCACGATACTATCCTTATCTTAATGCGAATTGCATATCTGTTTCTGCTTCAGTTATTTCTATCCATGACGCCCATTCACTTGGTGTTATTATTAATGTCTATTCTCTTTCAGCCCTCAATGAGATTACAGCCGACCGTACCGGAATGGGAAAGACGGGCGAAGTGTATTTAATTAACAAAGATAAAATTATGCTTACAGAGTCAAGATTTATCGATAATGCACCATTGAAACAGGTAGTGGATACAGAGCCAGTTCGCAGGATTATCGAGGATGGTAAAGAAGTGGTTGGTGTGTATAAAGATTATAGAGGTAGGTTTGTTGTTGGTGCCTTAATGAGTATACCTGATTATGATTGGATACTTTTCTCAGAGATAGATAAAGCTGAAATCTTTGGGCCATTAAGGGGATTAGGATCTATTGCATTAATATTAGGCATAAGTAGTTTTTGTGTAATAACGAGTATGGGCATTATCTTTGTCGTCTCAATAGTAAAGCCTATCAATAAATTAATCTATGTTACAAAAAGATTTGCAAGAGGTGATTTGGATTATCGGGTAGAGGTAATTGGCAAGGATGAAGTTGGCGAGTTAGCCAATAGCTTTAATATTATGGCTGAGGGGCTTGCAAGGGAAATTGCAGGGCATAAGAGTGCAGAGGAAGCGCTGAAGGAGTCAGAGCAAAAATTTAGGGCCATTTTTGATAATGCGACAGATGGGATACTTTTAGCAGATATTGAGACAAGACAATTCTTTCTTGGTAATAAAGCGATTTGTCACATATTGGGTTACAGTCATGACGAGATCAGGGATTTAAAAGTTATAGACATCCATCCCGGGAAGGACCTCCCTTCTGTTATAGAAAAGTTTGAAAAACAAATAAAAGGGGAGATTGTATTAGCCGAGGATATCCCCGTAAAAAGAAAGGATGGCAGCGTTTTTTATGCTGACATTAGTTCCGCTAATATAATCCTTGGTGGAAAAGCATATCTCATAGGGATTTTTAGAGATATTACTGAGCGCAAACGTATAGAGGATGAATTAAAGGAATTTAATAAGATTCTTGAACAGCATGTAGCAGAAAGGACATCGGCGCTAAAAAAGGTAAATGAAGAATTGCAAAGAGAAATTACTGAGCATAAGCGGGCTGAGGAAATGTTACAGAAAAGCAATGCCAGTCTTGCCAATGCACAAAGAATTGCACATCTGGGAAATTTTGAATGGGATGTTGTAAAAAACAAAGTGTTTGGATCTGATGAATTCTATCGCATCTGTGGCTTGACACCTCAGACACTACAAGAATTTGCCGGAACATATGAATCATTCATAAATTTTGTTCATCCCGATGATAAAGAATTTGTGGAAAAGACTGTTTATGAAGCTTTGCATGAGAAAAAGCCTTTCAATATTGACTTCCGTATCATTTTGGAAAGTGATACTGAGCGTATTGTTCATGTACAGGCCGAGGTTATTTTTGATACTACGGGAAAAGCGATCCAAATAAATGGAACAGCGCAAGACATTACAGAGCTCAAGCGGTTAGAGGAAGAACTTCGCAAGATATCAAATGCCGTTGAACAAAGTGCAAGTCTTATTGTAATTACCGATAACAAGGGCAACATCGAGTATGTAAACCCTAAATTTACTCAAATGACAGGTTATGCCCTTAAGGAAGTCATGGGAAAGAACCCACGTATTTTAAAATCCGGCAAAACGCTTCCTGGAGAATACAAACGGTTATGGACCACGATTACCTCCGGTGGTGAATGGCGGGGAGAATTTATGAACAAGGGAAAGAATGGTGAACTCTATTGTGAACTTGCATCCATTTCTCCCGTTAAAAACTCGAAAGGTATCATTACCCATTTCGTTGCTGTTAAGGAAGATATTACCGAACGGAAACGGATGGAAGAAGAATTAAGGATACTGAACAGATCCCTGGAGCAACGCGTAGCCGAACGAACGGCAGGGCTAAAGAAAGCATGTCATAAGTTACACTTAGAAGTTTTGGAACGTAAACAAGCAGAAAGCTCTTTGCGGAAAAGCGAAGCCAGACTTGCTAACGCTCAACGAATTGCCCATTTAGGAAATTGGGAATGGAATATCGTGAAAAACGAATTATGGTGGTCTGACGAGATATACCGTATCTTCGGTTTGATTCCACAGACATTCGGTGTGACATACGAAGCATTTTTGGATTCTGTTCATCCCGACGACCGGGAATTGGTAAAAAGATCTGTTAACGAGGCTTTATATCAGAAAAAGCCATACCGTATTGATCATCGTATCATTTTACCAGGCGGCTCTATGCGTATCGTACACGAAGAGGCAGAAGTAATTTTTGATGATACTGGCAGGGCAATTCAGATGAATGGGACGGTCCATGATATTACAGAACGTAAACAGGCAGAAGAGACATTGCGGATGAGTGAGCATAAATATCGATTGCTTCTTGAGAATCTTCCCCAAAGGATATTTTATAAAGATAAGAATTCAATATATATGTCCTGTAATGAAAATTTAGCCAGGGATTTACGTATCAAACCAGATGAAATCACCGGGAAGACGGATTATGACTTTTACCCTAAAGAGCTTGCTGAAAAATACCGGGCAAGTGATAAGAGGGTTATTGAATCAGGGCAAACGAAGGATAGAGAAGAGGAATATATCAAAGATGGACAGGAAATGATTATTCATATCGTTAAAACTCCTATCAGAGATGAAAAAGGTACGATCATCGGTGTCTTGGGTATTTTCTGGGATGTTACGGAAAAAGTAGCTTTACAAATGGAGGCTATACGCAATAGACACCTGGTGGCATTGGGAGTGTTAGCAACCGGTGTAGGTCATGAAATTAACAACCCTATGACGGGTATTATTAATTGCGCCCAAATATTGTTTAATAAAAGTAAAGAGGGAAGCAAGGAAAGAGATATTGCTCATCGGATTATCAAAGAGGGTGATCGTGTCGTTAACATAGTCCATAGTCTCCTTTCTCTTGATAGCTCCGGAGATGGAAAAGAGGAAAAAAGTATTGTCAGGATTCAAGAAGTGCTATCAGACACCCTTATTTTGATAGAGGCACAATTACGAAAAGAGGGTATCAAGGTAAAATCGGATATATCCCCAAACCTATCGAGAATATCTGCATATCTACGGCAGATCCAACAGGTTTTTTTGAATATCATAAGC
The genomic region above belongs to Candidatus Jettenia caeni and contains:
- a CDS encoding two-component sensor kinase, whose translation is MKYLTLVIKSKRFNAREFLKMSVFQSIKGKFLTFVLCISLIPFIIVTTLYYLHARNILKYKTLEELRTIAEAKRLNVVSLMEKLKIRTVDFSSDGFIRNTCETIIRIEDSQQDGEIKRLNRYLLKHKIPIYQHLKAIIITDTYGKVISSTQENLVGDTISHDGIYLKVAGKDFGEVYVSQPRYYPYLNANCISVSASVISIHDAHSLGVIINVYSLSALNEITADRTGMGKTGEVYLINKDKIMLTESRFIDNAPLKQVVDTEPVRRIIEDGKEVVGVYKDYRGRFVVGALMSIPDYDWILFSEIDKAEIFGPLRGLGSIALILGISSFCVITSMGIIFVVSIVKPINKLIYVTKRFARGDLDYRVEVIGKDEVGELANSFNIMAEGLAREIAGHKSAEEALKESEQKFRAIFDNATDGILLADIETRQFFLGNKAICHILGYSHDEIRDLKVIDIHPGKDLPSVIEKFEKQIKGEIVLAEDIPVKRKDGSVFYADISSANIILGGKAYLIGIFRDITERKRIEDELKEFNKILEQHVAERTSALKKVNEELQREITEHKRAEEMLQKSNASLANAQRIAHLGNFEWDVVKNKVFGSDEFYRICGLTPQTLQEFAGTYESFINFVHPDDKEFVEKTVYEALHEKKPFNIDFRIILESDTERIVHVQAEVIFDTTGKAIQINGTAQDITELKRLEEELRKISNAVEQSASLIVITDNKGNIEYVNPKFTQMTGYALKEVMGKNPRILKSGKTLPGEYKRLWTTITSGGEWRGEFMNKGKNGELYCELASISPVKNSKGIITHFVAVKEDITERKRMEEELRILNRSLEQRVAERTAGLKKACHKLHLEVLERKQAESSLRKSEARLANAQRIAHLGNWEWNIVKNELWWSDEIYRIFGLIPQTFGVTYEAFLDSVHPDDRELVKRSVNEALYQKKPYRIDHRIILPGGSMRIVHEEAEVIFDDTGRAIQMNGTVHDITERKQAEETLRMSEHKYRLLLENLPQRIFYKDKNSIYMSCNENLARDLRIKPDEITGKTDYDFYPKELAEKYRASDKRVIESGQTKDREEEYIKDGQEMIIHIVKTPIRDEKGTIIGVLGIFWDVTEKVALQMEAIRNRHLVALGVLATGVGHEINNPMTGIINCAQILFNKSKEGSKERDIAHRIIKEGDRVVNIVHSLLSLDSSGDGKEEKSIVRIQEVLSDTLILIEAQLRKEGIKVKSDISPNLSRISAYLRQIQQVFLNIISNARYALNEKYPEAHDDKILEILGEEILIDNHPYVKITFCDHGTGIPANIIHKVLDPFFTTKPRHKATGLGLSISHSIIRDHGGKILIESIEGEFTKVIVVLPGIQK